The Vitis riparia cultivar Riparia Gloire de Montpellier isolate 1030 chromosome 10, EGFV_Vit.rip_1.0, whole genome shotgun sequence genome includes a region encoding these proteins:
- the LOC117923746 gene encoding CBL-interacting serine/threonine-protein kinase 23 isoform X1 has protein sequence MASRSSTSRTRVGKYELGRTLGEGTFAKVKFARNVETGENVAIKILDKEKVLKHKMIGQIKREISTMKLIRHPNVIRMHEVMASKTKIYIVLEFVTGGELFDKIASKGRLKEDEARKYFQQLINAVDYCHSRCVFHRDLKPENLLLDANGVLKVSDFGLSALPQQVREDGLLHTTCGTPNYVAPEVINNKGYDGAKADLWSCGVILFVLMAGYLPFEESNLMALYKKIFKADFTFPPWLSSSAKKLIKRILDPNPETRITIAEVIENEWFKKGYKPPSFEQADVSLDDVDAIFDESGDSQNLVVERREERPTTPVTLNAFELISTSQGLNLGTLFEKPMGLVKRETRFTSKRPANEIISKIEETAMPLGFDVKKNNFKMKLQGEKTGRKGHLSIATEIFEVAPSLYMVELRKSGGDTLEFHKFYKNLSTGLKDIVWKSGDESKEEVNNGSGVAST, from the exons ATGGCGTCACGGTCAAGTACTAGCAGGACACGTGTGGGGAAGTATGAATTGGGTCGAACCCTAGGGGAAGGGACGTTTGCAAAGGTCAAGTTTGCGAGGAATGTGGAGACTGGGGAGAATGTTGCTATTAAGATTCTCGACAAAGAAAAGGTTCTTAAGCATAAGATGATCGGTCAG ATTAAAAGGGAAATTTCAACCATGAAACTGATCAGACATCCAAATGTCATTCGAATGCATGAG GTGATGGCTAGCAAGACAAAGATATACATTGTTTTGGAATTTGTGACTGGTGGTGAACTTTTTGACAAAATT GCTAGTAAAGGAAGGTTGAAAGAAGATGAAGCAAGAAAGTATTTCCAACAGCTAATTAACGCTGTGGATTACTGCCATAGTAGATGTGTTTTCCATAGAGACCTAAAG CCGGAGAATCTATTGCTTGATGCTAATGGAGTTCTTAAAGTTTCAGATTTTGGATTGAGTGCACTACCTCAACAAGTTCGA GAAGATGGGTTACTTCACACAACATGTGGAACTCCAAACTATGTTGCTCCAGAG GTGATCAATAACAAAGGCTATGATGGAGCTAAGGCAGACCTATGGTCATGTGGGGTAATCTTATTTGTTCTTATGGCTGGCTATTTGCCTTTTGAAGAATCGAACCTCATGGCTTTGTATAAAAAG ATATTCAAGGCCGACTTTACGTTTCCTCCCTGGTTATCCTCAAGTGCAAAGAAGCTAATTAAAAGAATCTTGGACCCTAACCCGGAGACG AGGATTACAATTGCTGAAGTCATTGAGAATGAGTGGTTTAAGAAGGGATATAAGCCACCTAGTTTCGAACAAGCAGATGTTAGTCTTGATGATGTGGACGCCATCTTTGATGAATCAGGG GACTCTCAAAACCTTGTTGTGGAGAGGCGTGAAGAGCGACCTACGACGCCTGTCACTTTGAATGCTTTTGAACTCATCTCTACATCTCAGGGTCTCAACCTCGGTACTCTCTTTGAAAAGCCAATG GGCCTTGTTAAACGGGAGACAAGATTCACATCAAAGCGTCCTGCCAATGAGATTATCTCAAAAATTGAGGAAACTGCTATGCCTTTGGGGTTtgatgtaaagaaaaataacttCAAG ATGAAACTTCAAGGGGAGAAAACTGGACGCAAGGGTCATTTATCCATTGCAACAGAG ATATTTGAGGTGGCCCCTTCGCTATACATGGTTGAGCTTCGAAAATCTGGGGGAGATACTTTGGAATTTCACAAG TTCTACAAGAACCTCTCAACTGGGTTGAAAGATATTGTTTGGAAATCAGGAGATGAATCAAAGGAGGAAGTGAATAATG GGTCTGGTGTGGCATCAACTTGA
- the LOC117923746 gene encoding CBL-interacting serine/threonine-protein kinase 23 isoform X3, whose translation MASRSSTSRTRVGKYELGRTLGEGTFAKVKFARNVETGENVAIKILDKEKVLKHKMIGQIKREISTMKLIRHPNVIRMHEVMASKTKIYIVLEFVTGGELFDKIASKGRLKEDEARKYFQQLINAVDYCHSRCVFHRDLKPENLLLDANGVLKVSDFGLSALPQQVREDGLLHTTCGTPNYVAPEVINNKGYDGAKADLWSCGVILFVLMAGYLPFEESNLMALYKKIFKADFTFPPWLSSSAKKLIKRILDPNPETRITIAEVIENEWFKKGYKPPSFEQADVSLDDVDAIFDESGDSQNLVVERREERPTTPVTLNAFELISTSQGLNLGPC comes from the exons ATGGCGTCACGGTCAAGTACTAGCAGGACACGTGTGGGGAAGTATGAATTGGGTCGAACCCTAGGGGAAGGGACGTTTGCAAAGGTCAAGTTTGCGAGGAATGTGGAGACTGGGGAGAATGTTGCTATTAAGATTCTCGACAAAGAAAAGGTTCTTAAGCATAAGATGATCGGTCAG ATTAAAAGGGAAATTTCAACCATGAAACTGATCAGACATCCAAATGTCATTCGAATGCATGAG GTGATGGCTAGCAAGACAAAGATATACATTGTTTTGGAATTTGTGACTGGTGGTGAACTTTTTGACAAAATT GCTAGTAAAGGAAGGTTGAAAGAAGATGAAGCAAGAAAGTATTTCCAACAGCTAATTAACGCTGTGGATTACTGCCATAGTAGATGTGTTTTCCATAGAGACCTAAAG CCGGAGAATCTATTGCTTGATGCTAATGGAGTTCTTAAAGTTTCAGATTTTGGATTGAGTGCACTACCTCAACAAGTTCGA GAAGATGGGTTACTTCACACAACATGTGGAACTCCAAACTATGTTGCTCCAGAG GTGATCAATAACAAAGGCTATGATGGAGCTAAGGCAGACCTATGGTCATGTGGGGTAATCTTATTTGTTCTTATGGCTGGCTATTTGCCTTTTGAAGAATCGAACCTCATGGCTTTGTATAAAAAG ATATTCAAGGCCGACTTTACGTTTCCTCCCTGGTTATCCTCAAGTGCAAAGAAGCTAATTAAAAGAATCTTGGACCCTAACCCGGAGACG AGGATTACAATTGCTGAAGTCATTGAGAATGAGTGGTTTAAGAAGGGATATAAGCCACCTAGTTTCGAACAAGCAGATGTTAGTCTTGATGATGTGGACGCCATCTTTGATGAATCAGGG GACTCTCAAAACCTTGTTGTGGAGAGGCGTGAAGAGCGACCTACGACGCCTGTCACTTTGAATGCTTTTGAACTCATCTCTACATCTCAGGGTCTCAACCTCG GGCCTTGTTAA
- the LOC117923746 gene encoding CBL-interacting serine/threonine-protein kinase 23 isoform X2, with protein MASRSSTSRTRVGKYELGRTLGEGTFAKVKFARNVETGENVAIKILDKEKVLKHKMIGQIKREISTMKLIRHPNVIRMHEASKGRLKEDEARKYFQQLINAVDYCHSRCVFHRDLKPENLLLDANGVLKVSDFGLSALPQQVREDGLLHTTCGTPNYVAPEVINNKGYDGAKADLWSCGVILFVLMAGYLPFEESNLMALYKKIFKADFTFPPWLSSSAKKLIKRILDPNPETRITIAEVIENEWFKKGYKPPSFEQADVSLDDVDAIFDESGDSQNLVVERREERPTTPVTLNAFELISTSQGLNLGTLFEKPMGLVKRETRFTSKRPANEIISKIEETAMPLGFDVKKNNFKMKLQGEKTGRKGHLSIATEIFEVAPSLYMVELRKSGGDTLEFHKFYKNLSTGLKDIVWKSGDESKEEVNNGSGVAST; from the exons ATGGCGTCACGGTCAAGTACTAGCAGGACACGTGTGGGGAAGTATGAATTGGGTCGAACCCTAGGGGAAGGGACGTTTGCAAAGGTCAAGTTTGCGAGGAATGTGGAGACTGGGGAGAATGTTGCTATTAAGATTCTCGACAAAGAAAAGGTTCTTAAGCATAAGATGATCGGTCAG ATTAAAAGGGAAATTTCAACCATGAAACTGATCAGACATCCAAATGTCATTCGAATGCATGAG GCTAGTAAAGGAAGGTTGAAAGAAGATGAAGCAAGAAAGTATTTCCAACAGCTAATTAACGCTGTGGATTACTGCCATAGTAGATGTGTTTTCCATAGAGACCTAAAG CCGGAGAATCTATTGCTTGATGCTAATGGAGTTCTTAAAGTTTCAGATTTTGGATTGAGTGCACTACCTCAACAAGTTCGA GAAGATGGGTTACTTCACACAACATGTGGAACTCCAAACTATGTTGCTCCAGAG GTGATCAATAACAAAGGCTATGATGGAGCTAAGGCAGACCTATGGTCATGTGGGGTAATCTTATTTGTTCTTATGGCTGGCTATTTGCCTTTTGAAGAATCGAACCTCATGGCTTTGTATAAAAAG ATATTCAAGGCCGACTTTACGTTTCCTCCCTGGTTATCCTCAAGTGCAAAGAAGCTAATTAAAAGAATCTTGGACCCTAACCCGGAGACG AGGATTACAATTGCTGAAGTCATTGAGAATGAGTGGTTTAAGAAGGGATATAAGCCACCTAGTTTCGAACAAGCAGATGTTAGTCTTGATGATGTGGACGCCATCTTTGATGAATCAGGG GACTCTCAAAACCTTGTTGTGGAGAGGCGTGAAGAGCGACCTACGACGCCTGTCACTTTGAATGCTTTTGAACTCATCTCTACATCTCAGGGTCTCAACCTCGGTACTCTCTTTGAAAAGCCAATG GGCCTTGTTAAACGGGAGACAAGATTCACATCAAAGCGTCCTGCCAATGAGATTATCTCAAAAATTGAGGAAACTGCTATGCCTTTGGGGTTtgatgtaaagaaaaataacttCAAG ATGAAACTTCAAGGGGAGAAAACTGGACGCAAGGGTCATTTATCCATTGCAACAGAG ATATTTGAGGTGGCCCCTTCGCTATACATGGTTGAGCTTCGAAAATCTGGGGGAGATACTTTGGAATTTCACAAG TTCTACAAGAACCTCTCAACTGGGTTGAAAGATATTGTTTGGAAATCAGGAGATGAATCAAAGGAGGAAGTGAATAATG GGTCTGGTGTGGCATCAACTTGA